The proteins below come from a single Pirellulales bacterium genomic window:
- a CDS encoding tyrosine-type recombinase/integrase has protein sequence MTRTLTAADTLLADFYRDVFRPLALRSRAPNTLRLYESTIRSFARCLKRSPLLGDLNDDTVSRYLDWFKRQGGGRSPYSVNRERNNVLAIWRYACRKGLIAIWPDVAPEREPRHVPQAWLGGELTRLLATCQTMPGRIGRVRACHWWTALHLVLWNSGERIGALMRLTWDCVDLKDGWLRMPAALRKGGTEDKLFRLLPETVAALRAIRHGRDGKVFAWPYSATYLWLRYKKLLKRAGLPHDKKSMFHRMRRSVASHAEAAGANATELLGHSCRKVTLSYLDPRLTGHRFASDVLFQIGGDTQPSGEAKLPRDEPALTVLFRRYCTESLMPRVSDQRHLRRSITAIENCIDSGIRTLADVTTEKLAEHLQQLQLQVGTEGFQRHRAAIGQFLRWLDEVGLSPAAADVLRVLGIKTHRWTIGGVA, from the coding sequence ATGACGCGAACGCTAACCGCCGCTGACACCCTGCTGGCCGACTTCTACCGCGACGTTTTTCGACCGCTGGCACTTCGGAGCCGGGCGCCCAATACGTTGCGGCTGTACGAATCGACCATCCGCTCTTTCGCCCGTTGTCTCAAGCGTTCGCCGCTGCTGGGCGACCTGAACGACGACACCGTGAGCCGCTACCTGGATTGGTTCAAGCGCCAGGGCGGCGGCCGCAGCCCCTATTCGGTCAACAGGGAGCGCAACAACGTGTTGGCCATCTGGCGGTATGCGTGTCGCAAAGGGCTGATTGCCATTTGGCCCGACGTGGCACCCGAGCGTGAGCCGCGGCACGTTCCGCAAGCGTGGCTTGGCGGTGAATTGACGCGGTTGCTGGCCACCTGCCAGACAATGCCGGGGCGCATCGGCCGCGTGCGGGCCTGCCATTGGTGGACCGCTTTGCACCTGGTGCTGTGGAATAGCGGCGAGCGCATCGGCGCGCTGATGCGATTGACCTGGGATTGCGTCGACTTGAAAGACGGCTGGCTGCGCATGCCGGCCGCGCTCCGCAAGGGAGGGACCGAGGATAAGCTCTTTCGCCTGCTGCCCGAAACGGTTGCCGCACTGCGGGCCATTCGGCACGGCCGCGACGGGAAGGTTTTCGCGTGGCCCTACTCGGCCACCTATCTCTGGCTTCGCTATAAAAAGTTGCTGAAACGCGCTGGGCTGCCGCACGACAAAAAAAGCATGTTCCACCGGATGCGTCGATCGGTGGCCAGCCACGCCGAAGCGGCGGGGGCAAACGCAACAGAACTGCTCGGACACTCTTGCCGCAAGGTGACGCTTAGCTACTTGGATCCTCGCCTGACGGGCCATCGCTTTGCATCCGACGTACTGTTTCAGATCGGCGGCGATACGCAGCCGAGCGGTGAGGCCAAGCTGCCCCGTGATGAACCGGCCCTGACGGTTCTTTTCCGCCGCTACTGCACAGAAAGCCTGATGCCACGGGTATCGGACCAGCGGCACTTGCGGCGGTCGATCACGGCTATTGAGAACTGCATCGATAGCGGTATCCGAACGCTGGCCGACGTGACGACCGAGAAGCTGGCCGAGCATTTGCAGCAGTTGCAATTGCAGGTAGGCACCGAGGGATTCCAGCGGCATCGTGCGGCCATTGGCCAGTTTCTCCGCTGGCTAGACGAAGTGGGGTTATCCCCGGCTGCTGCCGACGTGCTGCGCGTGCTGGGAATCAAGACGCACCGTTGGACGATCGGGGGTGTTGCATGA